The Streptomyces albofaciens JCM 4342 genome has a segment encoding these proteins:
- a CDS encoding Gfo/Idh/MocA family protein, which yields MNEAPSQRHEPHEHDGQEEGPGHDGPRPSRRSVLWTAGAAGAGLGIAGLGSGSAAAAGTGQAAGAAAAAWEAAAPRRKHKTMIGVPFERRSTVRVGIIGLGNRGMGMLPLYLDIPGVRVVAVCDPVKDKAAKAVRLVTGAGQPAPAVYSKGDHDFENLVERGDLDFVYIATPWDWHFEMAKAALLAGKHVGVECPAAMRMDHLWDLVDLSERTRRHCMQVENCCYGRNEMRVLRMAHAGLFGKLLHAAGAYNHDLRQLMFDPTYYEGPWRRLWHTRLRGDLYPTHGFGPIANYMDINRGDRVVRMSSYGTPALGLAEYRAAHMPPGDPSWKESYIESDRTFSLLQTAKGRVLRLEHDVSTPHPYSRINSLGGTKGVFEDYPERIYIEPDQSNDQWGDFGQYAEWDHWLWKEHANPPGGHGGMDYIMLFRIMQCFQLGLVPDFDVYDAATWSAPVMLSHASIKAEGEPQEFPDFTRGLWRKPRQGVDSPRPKA from the coding sequence ATGAACGAGGCACCATCGCAGCGCCACGAGCCCCACGAGCACGACGGCCAGGAGGAGGGCCCCGGGCACGACGGGCCGAGACCCAGCAGGCGTTCCGTCCTGTGGACCGCCGGGGCGGCGGGGGCCGGCCTCGGTATCGCCGGGCTGGGCAGCGGCAGCGCCGCGGCGGCCGGGACCGGACAGGCGGCCGGAGCGGCGGCGGCAGCCTGGGAAGCGGCGGCTCCGCGGCGCAAGCACAAAACCATGATCGGCGTACCGTTCGAGCGGCGCAGCACGGTACGGGTCGGCATCATCGGCCTGGGCAACCGCGGTATGGGCATGCTGCCGCTGTACCTCGACATCCCGGGCGTACGGGTCGTGGCGGTCTGCGACCCGGTCAAGGACAAGGCGGCCAAGGCCGTCCGGCTGGTCACCGGCGCCGGACAGCCGGCACCCGCCGTCTACAGCAAGGGCGACCACGACTTCGAGAACCTCGTCGAGCGCGGCGACCTCGACTTCGTGTACATCGCCACCCCGTGGGACTGGCACTTCGAGATGGCCAAGGCGGCGCTGCTGGCCGGCAAGCACGTCGGCGTGGAGTGCCCGGCCGCCATGCGCATGGACCACCTCTGGGATCTGGTCGACCTCTCCGAGCGCACCCGCCGGCACTGCATGCAGGTGGAGAACTGCTGCTACGGCCGCAACGAGATGCGCGTCCTGCGGATGGCGCACGCGGGCCTTTTCGGCAAGCTGCTGCACGCCGCCGGCGCGTACAACCACGACCTGCGCCAGCTGATGTTCGACCCGACGTATTACGAAGGCCCGTGGCGGCGGCTGTGGCACACCCGGCTGCGCGGTGACCTCTACCCGACCCACGGCTTCGGTCCGATAGCCAACTACATGGACATCAACCGCGGCGACCGGGTGGTACGTATGTCCAGCTACGGCACGCCCGCGCTGGGGCTCGCCGAGTACCGCGCGGCGCACATGCCGCCGGGCGACCCGAGCTGGAAGGAGTCGTACATCGAGAGCGACCGCACCTTCAGCCTCCTGCAGACCGCCAAGGGCCGGGTGCTGCGGCTGGAGCACGACGTGTCCACGCCCCACCCGTACAGCCGCATCAACAGCCTCGGCGGCACCAAGGGCGTCTTCGAGGACTACCCGGAGCGGATCTACATCGAGCCCGACCAGAGCAACGACCAGTGGGGCGACTTCGGCCAGTACGCGGAGTGGGACCACTGGCTGTGGAAGGAGCACGCCAACCCGCCCGGCGGCCACGGCGGCATGGACTACATCATGCTGTTCCGGATCATGCAGTGCTTCCAGCTCGGGCTGGTGCCGGACTTCGACGTCTACGACGCGGCCACCTGGAGCGCGCCGGTGATGCTGAGCCACGCCTCGATCAAGGCGGAGGGCGAGCCGCAGGAGTTCCCGGACTTCACCCGGGGTCTGTGGCGCAAGCCGCGGCAGGGGGTGGACTCCCCCAGGCCGAAGGCGTGA
- a CDS encoding L,D-transpeptidase family protein has protein sequence MGIMRTAGCMVRKAAVAAAGLALLAGCGTGGGSTDGEGKGEGGRKAEAAAYPKDIPGVGGRLRARIPADTRQVVAVYGKGADSPDATLALYTKTAKGWHRTADWPAHNGRKGWTTDHHEDDLRSPVGVYSLTDAGGVLPDPGAKLPYTHSAAFTPPPYWEKKTRHDFDHVIAVDYNRVKGTSPLDPTRPQGQKKGGGIWLHLDHGSGTSGCVSISKAGLVTLLRTLDPRQHPVVVMGDTGHLAA, from the coding sequence ATGGGCATCATGCGAACTGCGGGCTGCATGGTACGGAAGGCCGCGGTGGCGGCAGCAGGGCTGGCCCTGCTGGCAGGCTGCGGCACAGGCGGCGGATCGACGGACGGTGAAGGGAAGGGCGAGGGCGGGCGCAAGGCCGAGGCCGCCGCGTACCCGAAGGACATCCCCGGGGTGGGCGGGCGGCTCAGAGCGCGCATCCCCGCCGACACACGGCAGGTCGTCGCCGTGTACGGAAAGGGCGCCGACTCGCCCGACGCCACGCTCGCCCTGTACACGAAGACGGCCAAGGGGTGGCACCGTACGGCCGATTGGCCCGCGCACAACGGCAGGAAGGGCTGGACCACCGACCACCACGAGGACGATCTGCGCAGTCCGGTCGGCGTCTACAGCCTCACCGACGCGGGCGGCGTGCTGCCCGACCCGGGCGCGAAGCTGCCGTACACCCACTCGGCGGCCTTCACCCCACCCCCGTACTGGGAGAAGAAGACCCGGCACGACTTCGACCACGTCATCGCGGTCGACTACAACCGCGTCAAGGGCACCTCACCCCTGGACCCGACCCGGCCGCAGGGACAGAAGAAGGGCGGTGGCATCTGGCTCCACCTGGACCACGGCAGCGGTACGTCCGGCTGCGTCAGCATCTCCAAGGCGGGCCTGGTCACGCTGTTGCGCACCCTCGACCCGCGGCAGCACCCCGTGGTGGTCATGGGCGACACCGGTCACCTGGCGGCCTGA
- a CDS encoding ABC transporter transmembrane domain-containing protein, which produces MHIRDLPHADPGVPDVRSGGRLLRWLYRQQLGGQTKALCWGLVHTGGVAAFPVPVGIAVQAVVDRSGSRLLLAGGLLLLLGGLVAVGDVMLHRAAITNWITSVARIQQLLARKTTELGATMTRRVAAGEVVAVSTGDLEKIGWFVEAVSRFGAAALTSVGVSVALVVYQPALGVVVAAGVPVLALAVLPLLPPAARRADEQREKAGRATELASDTVAGLRVLRGIGGEELFLGRYRRASQDVRRAAVRSARMWSTISAVQVLLPGLLLIAVVWYGTGLALDGRVRVGELVTVYSAVTFLLYPLRHFEEIAMAYAFSRPSAKRAARVLALRRPADGRIAAPGTLGGDLVDPASGVRAPAGRLTAVVCGDPDAAGRLADRLGGHPADAPEGTPSVLLGGTPLDDVPREAARTAVLVQDKDPVLLSGTLGELLDIPASGSVRAEEALAAAQCGDVLAALAQGSADGSGDPMASHITERGRSLSGGQRQRLALARSLVADPEVLVLDEPTSAVDSHTEARIADGLRALRTGRTTVVLTSSPLLLDRADHVVLLDEGRVAGTGTHRELLRGSAAYRAVVTRETDEDDGPKAASLAGRAASGGHFARTGTDQIEETA; this is translated from the coding sequence ATGCACATTCGCGACCTTCCCCATGCCGATCCGGGAGTCCCGGACGTCCGTTCCGGCGGCCGGCTGCTGCGGTGGCTGTACCGGCAGCAGCTCGGCGGCCAGACCAAAGCGCTGTGCTGGGGGCTGGTGCACACCGGCGGCGTGGCGGCCTTCCCCGTCCCGGTCGGTATCGCGGTGCAGGCCGTGGTGGACCGCTCCGGCTCCCGGCTGCTGCTCGCGGGCGGCCTGTTGCTGCTGCTCGGCGGCCTGGTGGCGGTCGGCGACGTGATGCTGCACCGGGCCGCGATCACCAACTGGATCACGTCCGTGGCCCGCATCCAGCAGCTGCTGGCGCGCAAGACCACCGAACTGGGCGCCACCATGACCCGGCGGGTCGCCGCCGGAGAAGTGGTGGCGGTCTCCACGGGCGACCTGGAGAAAATCGGATGGTTCGTCGAGGCGGTCTCGCGTTTCGGAGCCGCGGCGCTGACCTCCGTCGGCGTCAGTGTGGCGCTGGTGGTCTACCAGCCCGCGCTGGGCGTGGTGGTGGCCGCCGGCGTGCCCGTACTGGCACTGGCCGTCCTGCCGTTGCTGCCGCCCGCCGCCCGCCGCGCCGACGAGCAGCGCGAGAAGGCGGGCCGGGCCACCGAACTGGCCTCCGACACCGTCGCCGGCCTGCGCGTCCTGCGTGGCATCGGCGGCGAGGAACTCTTCCTCGGCCGCTACCGGCGCGCTTCCCAGGACGTCCGCCGGGCCGCCGTGCGCAGCGCCCGCATGTGGTCCACGATCTCCGCCGTACAGGTCCTCCTCCCGGGGCTCCTGCTGATCGCGGTGGTCTGGTACGGCACCGGGCTCGCCCTCGACGGCCGGGTGCGGGTCGGTGAACTGGTCACCGTCTACAGCGCGGTCACCTTCCTGCTGTACCCGCTGAGGCACTTCGAAGAGATCGCCATGGCGTATGCGTTCTCCCGGCCGTCGGCCAAGCGCGCCGCCCGCGTGCTGGCGCTGCGCCGGCCCGCCGACGGGCGGATCGCCGCGCCCGGCACGCTCGGCGGCGACCTGGTCGACCCGGCCAGCGGGGTGCGCGCACCGGCCGGACGGCTGACCGCCGTGGTGTGCGGCGACCCGGACGCGGCCGGGCGGCTCGCCGACCGGCTCGGCGGCCACCCCGCCGACGCGCCCGAGGGCACGCCGTCGGTCCTGCTCGGCGGTACGCCGCTGGACGACGTGCCGCGCGAGGCCGCCCGCACCGCCGTACTCGTCCAGGACAAGGACCCGGTCCTGCTCTCCGGGACGCTCGGCGAGCTGCTGGACATCCCGGCGTCCGGGTCCGTACGGGCCGAGGAGGCGCTGGCGGCGGCGCAGTGCGGCGACGTGCTGGCCGCGCTGGCACAGGGCTCGGCCGACGGCTCCGGCGACCCGATGGCCAGTCACATCACCGAGCGCGGCCGGTCGCTGTCCGGCGGCCAGCGGCAGCGGCTGGCGCTGGCCAGGTCGCTGGTCGCGGACCCCGAGGTGCTGGTCCTGGACGAGCCGACCAGCGCCGTCGACTCGCACACCGAGGCCCGGATCGCGGACGGGCTGCGCGCCCTGCGCACGGGCCGTACGACGGTGGTCTTGACCTCCAGCCCGCTGCTGCTGGACCGCGCCGATCACGTGGTCCTCCTCGACGAGGGCCGGGTGGCCGGCACCGGCACCCACCGTGAACTCCTGCGCGGCAGCGCGGCGTACCGCGCCGTGGTCACCCGCGAGACCGACGAGGACGACGGGCCGAAGGCCGCCTCCCTGGCGGGCCGGGCCGCGTCCGGCGGGCACTTCGCCCGTACCGGCACCGACCAGATCGAGGAGACCGCATGA
- a CDS encoding ABC transporter ATP-binding protein, whose product MIGLAPPEHDPDAPRTAATLPVGSPATVRAYVGGLVRRHRRAFVLLVTVNAVAVLASMAGPFLLGNVVEDLGNGVRDLHLEWTVGMFVLALAVQTLFVRLVRLRGAVLGEQMLADLREDFLVRSVALPPGVLERAGTGDLLSRITTDIDRLSEAMREAVPQLAIGVVWIALLLGGMTVTAPPLALSVLIALPVLLVGCRWYFKRAPHAYRSEAAGYAAVSAALTESVDAGRTIEAHRLGGRRVRLSERRIREWTQWERYTLYLRSVLFPVVNVTHVLILGGVLLLGGLFVLRGWLTPGQLTTGALLAQMMSEPVSIILRWYDELQVAQVSIARLVGVREIEPDAADERAEPDGRDVRADEVRFGYRAGVDVLHEVSLRVRPGTRMALVGPSGAGKSTLGRLLAGIYAPRTGEITLGGAELSRMPAERVRAHVALVNQEHHVFVGSLRDNLLLARTDAEDAELWAALGAVDADDWARALEAGLDTEVGSGGHALTPAQAQQIALARLVLADPHTLVLDEATSLLDPRAARHLERSLGRVLDGRTVVAIAHRLHTAHDADVIAVVEDGRISELGSHQELVAADGAYAALWRSWHG is encoded by the coding sequence ATGATCGGCCTGGCGCCACCGGAGCACGATCCGGACGCCCCGCGGACGGCCGCCACCCTGCCGGTCGGCTCGCCCGCGACCGTACGCGCCTACGTGGGCGGGCTGGTCCGCCGGCACCGCCGGGCCTTCGTCCTGCTGGTGACCGTCAACGCGGTCGCCGTCCTGGCCTCCATGGCCGGACCGTTCCTGCTGGGGAATGTCGTGGAGGACCTGGGCAACGGCGTGCGCGACCTCCACCTGGAGTGGACGGTCGGGATGTTCGTCCTCGCGCTGGCCGTCCAAACCCTGTTCGTCCGCCTGGTACGGCTGCGCGGCGCGGTACTCGGCGAACAGATGCTGGCGGACCTGCGCGAGGACTTCCTCGTACGGTCCGTCGCGCTGCCGCCGGGCGTGCTGGAGCGGGCCGGGACCGGCGATCTGCTGTCCCGTATCACCACCGACATCGACCGGCTGTCGGAGGCGATGCGGGAGGCCGTGCCGCAGCTGGCGATCGGCGTGGTCTGGATCGCGCTGCTGCTCGGCGGGATGACCGTCACCGCGCCGCCGCTGGCCCTGTCCGTGCTGATCGCGCTGCCCGTGCTGCTCGTCGGCTGCCGCTGGTACTTCAAGCGCGCCCCGCACGCCTACCGCTCGGAGGCGGCCGGGTACGCGGCGGTCTCGGCCGCGCTGACCGAGTCGGTGGACGCGGGGCGCACCATCGAGGCGCACCGGCTGGGCGGGCGCCGCGTCCGGCTCTCCGAACGCCGCATCCGCGAATGGACCCAGTGGGAGCGCTACACCCTCTACCTGCGCTCGGTGCTCTTCCCGGTCGTCAATGTGACGCATGTGCTGATCCTGGGCGGGGTGCTGCTGCTCGGCGGTCTGTTCGTGCTGCGCGGCTGGCTCACGCCGGGACAGCTGACGACGGGGGCGCTGCTCGCGCAGATGATGAGCGAGCCCGTGTCGATCATTCTGCGCTGGTACGACGAGCTCCAGGTGGCCCAGGTCTCCATCGCGCGGCTGGTGGGCGTACGGGAGATCGAGCCGGACGCCGCCGACGAGCGGGCCGAGCCCGACGGCCGGGACGTGCGGGCGGACGAGGTGCGCTTCGGCTACCGGGCGGGCGTGGACGTGCTGCACGAGGTGTCGCTGCGGGTGCGGCCCGGCACGCGCATGGCGCTGGTCGGCCCGTCCGGGGCGGGCAAGTCGACGCTCGGGCGGCTGCTCGCCGGGATCTACGCGCCGCGCACCGGGGAGATCACGCTCGGTGGCGCGGAGCTGTCCCGGATGCCGGCGGAGCGGGTGCGCGCGCACGTCGCGCTGGTCAACCAGGAGCACCACGTCTTCGTGGGCTCGCTGCGCGACAACCTGCTGCTGGCCCGTACGGATGCCGAGGACGCGGAGCTGTGGGCCGCGCTCGGCGCGGTGGACGCGGACGACTGGGCACGGGCCCTGGAAGCGGGCCTGGACACCGAGGTCGGCTCGGGCGGCCACGCCCTCACCCCGGCCCAGGCCCAGCAGATCGCGCTGGCCCGGCTGGTCCTGGCCGACCCGCACACCCTCGTGCTGGACGAGGCGACCTCCCTGCTGGACCCCCGCGCGGCCCGGCACCTGGAGCGCTCGCTGGGCCGGGTGCTGGACGGCCGTACGGTCGTGGCCATCGCCCACCGGCTGCACACGGCCCACGACGCGGACGTGATCGCGGTGGTCGAGGACGGCCGGATCAGCGAACTCGGCAGCCATCAGGAACTGGTCGCGGCGGACGGGGCTTATGCGGCGTTGTGGCGGTCCTGGCACGGGTAG
- a CDS encoding metal-dependent hydrolase, producing MMGPAHSLSGAAAWLGVGAATAAAGYPMPWPVLVVGALICAGAALAPDLDHKSATISRAFGPLSRSLCGVVDALSHAVYKATKMRGDAHRSGGHRTLTHTWVWAVLVGGGMSLLAVQGGRWAVLGILFVHMVLAIEGLLWRAARVSSDVLVWLLGAATAWILAGVLDEPGNGANWLFTDPGQEYLWLGLPIVLGALVHDIGDALTVSGCPVLWPIPIGRKRWYPVGPPKGMRFRAGSWVEIKVLMPVFMLLGGIGGLGALGYLG from the coding sequence ATGATGGGACCGGCGCACTCGCTGTCCGGGGCCGCGGCCTGGCTGGGGGTGGGTGCGGCGACGGCGGCCGCGGGGTATCCGATGCCCTGGCCGGTCCTGGTCGTCGGCGCGCTGATCTGCGCCGGCGCTGCGCTGGCCCCCGACCTGGACCACAAGTCGGCGACGATATCGCGCGCCTTCGGGCCGCTCTCGCGGTCGCTGTGCGGCGTGGTCGACGCCCTGTCGCACGCCGTCTACAAGGCCACCAAGATGCGCGGCGACGCCCACCGCTCCGGCGGCCACCGCACCCTCACCCATACGTGGGTGTGGGCGGTCCTGGTCGGCGGCGGCATGTCACTCCTCGCGGTGCAGGGCGGGCGCTGGGCGGTGCTCGGCATCCTCTTCGTCCACATGGTGCTCGCGATCGAAGGCCTGCTGTGGCGGGCGGCCCGGGTCTCCAGCGACGTCCTGGTGTGGCTGCTGGGCGCCGCGACGGCCTGGATCCTCGCCGGCGTCCTGGACGAGCCGGGCAACGGCGCGAACTGGCTGTTCACCGACCCCGGCCAGGAGTACCTGTGGCTGGGCCTGCCGATCGTCCTGGGCGCGCTGGTCCACGACATCGGGGACGCGCTGACCGTCTCCGGCTGCCCGGTCCTGTGGCCCATCCCGATCGGCCGCAAGCGCTGGTACCCGGTGGGCCCGCCGAAGGGCATGCGCTTCCGGGCCGGGAGCTGGGTGGAGATCAAGGTCCTGATGCCCGTGTTCATGCTGCTGGGCGGGATCGGCGGGCTGGGGGCGCTGGGGTACCTCGGATAG